The genomic window GAGTTCCGTGTCGGCGGCGACCGTCTCCGGCACGTCGGTGAAGAGCGCCAGGGAGACGAGGTCGGCGGTCGGGTCGGCCCAGTGCGCGCGTTCGTGGTCGATGACGCCGGTCAGTTGGGCGGCCTCCGCCCCATGCTCGGGCATGACGAGGAGGTTGCCCTCCCAGAGGTCGAAGTGGACCAGTGTCGGCTCCGTCACGCTGTCGAAGGCCGGAAGTGCGGTGTCGACCAGGCGTCGGATCTCGTCCGCCGCGACCGGGAGGTCGACGTCGAACCGCAGGGCGTCGGCGAGGACGGCCTCCACGACGAGTCGGTAGGCGTCGGCGGCGCTCGCCGCCTGGAGCTCCGGGCGTACGGGGTAGCCGAACCGCCTCCCCTCGGCGAGTCCGGTCGACGGATCCGTGGACGCAGCCTCCGCCGGGATGTCGACGTCGCCTGGTTCCACGTGGAACGGCGTGCGACCCGCCTCGTGCAGGCGGGCGAGCGTGCGGCCGAGGACGTCGCGGGCGAGGGGGACGGTCTCGGTGCTGTTCGCCGGTCGGCCGGTGAGCTCGGTCATCACGAGCGCATTGCGTCCGTCGAGCATCGCCTCGAAGACGATCTCCGGCTGCGGCACCTCCGCACGCCCGAGGATGCGCAGCGCGAGCGCCTCGGTCGCCATGAGGGACCGCTCGTAGGTGAGGCCGGCCGCGTCCGCGGGGGAGAGCTTCACGATGACGCGCTCGCCGCCGTCGAGTTCGACCGCTGCGACCTCGTTCGCCGTGCCCGCTCCGAGCATCGTGATGGTCGGGCTGCCGGGCTGCATCGCCGGTCGCTCGGCCGCCCAGTGCTCGGCGACCGCGATCATGGTGTCACTGGGGCGAGGGGTTCGGCTCATCCGCCCACGGTAGCGCGCCCCGCGCCCTTCGCCCTCCGCTGGCCTGCTCGCCGAGCGCCCCTACCGCGGTCACCGAGCTTGTCGAGGTGCGCAGCCCAGAGCGTCCACAACTCCTGCTGGAGTCGCGCGCGGATCACGCGGGGTGCGGGATCTCCTGGCGGGCGGCGTCGGCGGGCTCATCCTGCAGGAGTCGTGGACGACGGCGGGCGCGTTTCGCGGCGCTCGACGCGCCGATGATGACGATCAGCCCGAGCAGAGTGATGGCCGCACCGGCCCAGATCGGCGAGGTGTAGCCGAGACCCGCGGTGATCGTGACGCCACCGAGCCAGGCGCCGACCGCGTTGCCGAGGTTGAACGCGGCGATGTTCGCGCCCGAGGCGAGCGTGGGAGCAGCCGACGCGTACCGCATCACCCGCATCTGCAGGCCGGGCACGGTCGCGAATCCGAAGCCGCCCATGAGGACGAGGGCGATCACCGTGGCGACGGGCGACTGAGCGGTCGCGGCGAAGGCGACCAGGATCACGGTCAGCACCGCGATGACGACGATGAGCGTCCGGTCGATGTTCCGGTCTGCCGCCTTGCCGCCCACGATGTTGCCGACCAGGAGTCCGACGCCGAAGAGGATGAGCAGCCACGGCACCGTGGTCGAGGCGAAGCCGCTGACCTCCGTGAGTGTGTACGCGATGTAGGTGAAGGCGCCGAACATGCCGCCGTAGCCGAGGACCGTCACAGCGATCGAGAGCCAGACCTGGCTGGAGCGGAATGCGCGCAGCTCGGCGAGCAGTGATGCCGGGGCCCCGTCGTGCTTCGGTTTCGGCACGAGGGTCAGGATGCCGACGAAGGCGATGACCCCGATCACCGTGATGGCCCAGAACGTCGAGCGCCAGCCGAAGTGCTGGCCGAGCAGTGTGCCGAAGGGGACACCGAGCACGTTCGCCGCGGTGAGGCCGGTGAACATGATCGCGATCGCGCCGGCCTGTTTGTGCGCGGGGACCATCGCCGCGGCCAGCACCGAGCCGATACCGAAGAACGCTCCGTGGCTGAGTGCGGCGAGGATGCGGCCCGCGAGCATGACCTGGTAGTCGCCGGCGAGTGCGGAGACGAGGTTGCCAGCGATGAAGAGCACCATCAGGGCCAGCAGGACGGGCTTCTTCGGCAGCCGGGTGACCGCCGCGGTGAGGGCGAGTGCCCCGACGAGGACGGCCAGGGCGTAGCCGGAGATGAGCCAGCCGGCTGCGGCCTCCGAGACGCCGAAGTCGGCCGCCACCTCGGGCAACAGCCCCATGATGACGAACTCCGTGAGGCCGATGCCGAAGCCGCCGAGGGCGAGGGCGATGAGACCGAGTGGCATGACGATTCCTGCGATTCCTGGGGGTCGGGGGAGAGTGCTGGTGGCCGGAGGGCGGGACGCGTACGCTGATAGTTGCAGACGCGTGATAGATATCGTTGCACGCGCTAGGTAATAGCGCAAGCAACTATATGCGTCTGCAATCAATTGACCGATGTTCGAACCGAGGAGTCCCGATGGGCATCGCCGACGACGCTGTTGAGATCCGCGCGCAGGGGTGGCGGACGCTCGCCGCCCTGTACGGATCGATCGAGTCCGATCTGGAACGTGCGCTGCAGGCCGAGGCCCGGCTCTCGGTGGTCGAGTACACCGTGCTCGACGCCCTCGGGCGCCAGGACGGCTGGCACATGCGCATGCAGCAGCTCGCCCGCGCGACGGCCCTGTCGCCGAGCGCCACCACCCGGCTCGTCAACCGCCTCGAGGATCGCGCGCTCCTCACCCGTGTGCTGTGCGCCGACGACCGCCGAGGTGTCTACACCGAGCTCACGGCGGCCGGGAAGGCGCTGCTCGAGGAGGCCCGACCGGTGCACGACCGCGCCCTGGAGGAGTCGCTCACCACCGCGGAGTCGCTCCCGGAACTCGCGCCGCTCGTGGAAGCGATCCACCGGTTGGAGCCCGTCGCCACCACCGCCTGACCCGTTCGCAATTCAGGATTCCCCCGGCGTGTCCGTGCTGCGGGGCGGCGGAGCCGACGAGACACGCGGGTGCGTCCTGAATTGCGAACACTGCGTCGGCGGGTGATGCCAAGCTGAGTCGTCCGACCCGAGGGAGCACGATGAGCACCGCAGCACCGAACACCCGTGTCACCGCGCTCGTCGCACCAGGGTCCCGCAGGGTGCTCGGCGCCTATCTCGGCGCCGCACTCATCTGGGGTGCCAGCTTCCTCTTCATGAAGACGGGCCTCACCGGACTCGCACCGACGCAGGTCGCACTGTCCCGCGTGGTGCTCGGCGCCGTCACGCTCTGCATCATCATGCTCGTCACCCGACGCCGCTGGCCGCGGGAGCGTCGGCTCTGGGCGCACCTCGCCGTCGTCTCCGTCTTCCTCTGCGTCGCCCCGTTCCTCCTGTTCTCCTGGGCCGGACAGTTCCTGCCGTCCGGCCTGTCGAGCATCCTCAACGCGACCACGCCGATCATGACGCTCGCCGTCGGCGCCGTGTTCCTCCCGAAGGAGCGGCTGAACGGCCTGCAGGTGTTCGGTATCTTCGTCGGTGCCCTCGGCGTCGCGATCGTCGTCGGGCCCTGGCGCGTCCTGGCCGACCCGGCGATCCTCGAGTCCATCCCGGCGCAGCTCGCCTGTCTCGGGGCGACCCTCTGCTACGGCATCGCCTTCGTCTACCTCCGGAAGTTCGTCCTCGGCACCCACGGCTACGACGCGGTGGTCATCTCCGCCGTGGAGATCTCGCTCGCCGCCGTCATCATGCTCGTGCTCTCGCCGTTCATCGCGATGCAGCCGGTGTCGCTCGACGTCCCGGTCGTCCTCAGCATGCTCGCGCTGGGAGCGCTCGGTACCGGTGTCGCCTACATCTGGATGACGACGATCGTCGACTCCTGGGGTCCGACGGCGGCGTCCACCGTCACGTACCTCACACCCCTCGTCGGTGTCGTCCTCGGCATCCTCGTGCTCGGTGAGGTCCTGCACTGGAACGAGCCGGTGGGCGGCGTGATCGTCGTGCTCGGCATCCTCGTGAGCCAGGGCCGTCTCCGGCTCCGGCGGCGCACGCCCCCACTCTCGGCATAGGGTGGCTGGACGGCCGCGCGCTGACGGTCACGGCCCTTCCCACGGAACGAGGTTTCACATGCGCATCGCATCCGGGCAGTTCTCCGCCGGAACGGACATCGACGAGAACCTCGCCAGCGTGGTCGCCCTGCTCGGTGAGGCCGCAGCGGGCGGCGCCGAACTGCTCGTGCTGCCGGAGATGAGCAGCTACGCCACCTCGGAGCCGCCGAGCGCGCTCGCCGCGATCGCCCAGCCACTCGACGGCCCCTTCATCATGGGTGTCGCCGCCGCAGCCGCAGCGCGCTCCCTCCCGACGGTCGTCGGCACCATCGAGGAGAACCCCGGTGGGTTGCCTTACAACACGCTCGTGGTGATCGACGCCGAGGGCAACATCACCGCGACGTACCGGAAGGTGCACCTCTACGACGCCTTCGGGTACGCGGAGAGCGACGGCATCTCGGCCGGCGAGCTCACCGAACCGTTCATCCTCGAGCTCGGCGACCTCCGCATCGGGGCCTTCACCTGCTACGACCTCCGCTTCCCGGAGAGCGCGCGGCGCCTCATCGACGCCGGCGCCAACGTCATCCTGCTGCCCGCGATGTGGATCGTCGGCCCGGGCAAGGAGGACGCCTGGACGACCCTCGTCCGCGCCCGGGCCATCGAGAACACCGCCTACGTCGTGAGCGCCAACCAGACCGGCCCGCTCGCCACCGGCAACTCGATCATCGTCGACCCCGCCGGCGTCGTCATCGCCGCCGCCGGCGAGGCACCGGGCGTGGTCTTCGCCGAGCTCGATCCGGCGCGGCTCGACACCGTGCGGGCGCGGGTGCCCTCGCTCGCCAACCGCCGGTTCACCGTGGTCCCGCGGACCGCCGAATGAGCGTGGGCGAACGCGTGGGCGACCCGGTCGGTCTCTCGGAGGTCGTCTCCATCACGCGCGACCTCATCCGGATCGACACCTCGAACTACGGCGGCGGGCGTGCCGTCGGCGAGTCCCGCGCGGCGGACCTCGTCGAACGCCTGCTCGGTGAGGTCGGGATCGTGTGCGAGCGCTTCGAGGCAGAGCCTGGCAGGACGAACCTCGTCGCGCGATGGCCGGGTCGTGACCGCACGCTGCCCGGTCTGCTGCTGCACGGGCACCTCGACGTCGTCCCGGTCGACGCGGCCGCGTGGACGGTCGACCCGTTCGGCGGCGAGATCGCCGACGGCATGCTGTGGGGCCGCGGCGCCGTCGACATGAAGAACATGGTGGCGATGATCGTCGCGTCGGTCCGGCGCATGGTGACGGCGGGGGAGCAGCCCGAGCGCGACGTCGTCCTGGCGTTCTTCGCCGATGAGGAGGCCGGGTGCGTCCTCGGCTCGCAGTGGATGGTGGAGCACCACCCGGAGCAGTTCGCCGGCGTCCGCGACGCGATCAGCGAGGGCGGCGGGTACAGCGTCACCCTCGGCGAACGGGCCGACACCCGCGCGTACCTGCTCAACACCGGTGAGAAGGGCGTGCTCTGGTTGCGCCTGACCGCCCACGGTGCCGCCGGTCACGCCTCGCTCGCGAGCCAGGATTCGGCGATCGTGGAGCTCGCCGCCGCCGTCGGCCGGATCGGCGCGCTCGACTGGCCGGTGTCGTTCACCGAGACCACGACGCACCTGTTCCAGCGACTGCGCGAACTGACCGGAGCGTCCTCCGAGCTGTCGCCGTTCGAACTCGCCGCGCTCGTCGGTCCCAGCGCATCGCGGCTGCGCGCCGGTCTGCAGAACGTGGCGAACGTCACCATGATCACCGGCGGGTACAAGGAGAACGTGATCCCCGAGTCCGCGACCGCGACGGTCGACGCCCGGTTCCTGCCCGGCCAGCGGGACGAGGTCATCGCGCGCATCCGCGAGGCGGCGGGCGAGGGGGTCGACGTCGAGGTCCAGCTGGAGCTCATCGCGATGGAGTCGCCGAACGACGGTGAGCTCGTCTCGGTGATCGAAGCGGTCATCGAGCGGCACGATCCCGGTGCGACCGTGCTCCCGCACCTCATCCCCGGCGGCACCGACGCGAAGGCGCTCAGCCGACTCGGCATCACGGGGTACGGGTTCATCCCGCTGAGGTTGCCGGCGGACTTCGACTTCCCCGGGATGTTCCACGGTGTCGACGAACGTGTGCCGCTCGACGCGCTCGACTTCGGCTGCGCGGTGCTCACGGACGTCATCCGCTCGGTCTGACGGGCAGAGGACCGGGGGCCGACCGGTGTTCGGGTTCGCCGATCGGCCACCCGGGGTCGGGTGGCACGGGGTTCTGGCGAGCTCGGGGTCCGGGAGTCTCGGCGGTACTAGCGTGCGGGTGGTGCAGGCGGCACGGGCGTCGGTGCCGTCGCGAACGGGCCGGAGAGCCTCGCCCACTGCAGCAGCATGATGGTCTTCGCGTCAATGATGTCGTCGCCGATGCGCGCGATCGCGTCGTCGATGTCGAGTTCGAGGAGCTCGATCTCCTCGCCCTCCTCGGCGAGCCCGCCCCAATCGCCACGACGCGCAGCGGGGTCGTACTCGGCAGCATAGAAGTGCAGGCGTTCGGTCACGGAGCCGGGGCTCATGAAGGCGTCGAACACGTGCTGGACGGCCTCGACCGCGAACCCGGTCTCCTCGCGGGCCTCGCGGGCGACCGCTGTCTCGGGATCGTCGTCGTCGAGCAGGCCCGCGGCGGTCTCGATGAGCTCGCCGGTCGGGTGTCCGTTGACGTAGGCCGGGTAGCGGAACTGCCTGGTGAGCAGGACCTTCCGGGACTCGCCGTGGTAGAGCAGGATCGTCGCGCCGTTACCGCGGTCGTAGGTCTCGCGCTGCTGCGTCGACCAGGCGCCCGAGCGGTCCTGGACCCGCAGGGTCGTCCGGCGGAGGACGTGCCAGGCGGCGGCGACCAGTTCCACGTCGGTCACCTGGACGCGCGGGTTGCCGGTGAGGTCGAGGCCGGTCCGGTGCAGACCGGTGCGCCCGCGGGCGTCGGGCAGGTCTGCTCCGGGTTGCGGCTCCCGGACCGTCGTGGGATCGGCCATCCATCGAGTGTACGACCGCCTGCGAACCGCATACGAGCGGGCCGTCCCGGGCGGCGCCGCCCGGGAGAGCCCTGCTGCGCGACGCGCCCGATCGTGAATGGCGACCGGTCTTCGGTTTTCGTGGATTCTGCAACATACTGGTGGGAGCACCGGTCGCGGTCCTCGGAGGACCCCCGTCGAAAGGCACTCGATGACGAGCAGCATTCCCGCCAGCAGCCCCGTCGCCAGCGGAGGCGCCACGCCTTCAGTGCGGTCGGTCAGCTGGGTCGTGACCACCCAGGACGCACCCTGGCAGGAGCAGGAGCCCCTCGGGTTCGGACGACTCGCGGGGATGCCGAACGTCATGGTCGACGTGACGAACCCGCAGCAGACCGTCGACGGCATCGGCGGGTGTTTCAACGAACTCGGCTGGACCGCGCTCGGGCTCCTGTCCGAGGAGGACCGAGAGGGCATCCTGTCCGACCTCTTCACGCCGGGCGCGGGACTGAACCTCTCGCTCTGCCGCATGCCCGTCGGCGCCAACGACTTCTCCACCGACTGGTACTCCTACGACGAGGTCGACGGCGACTTCGACCTCGAGCACTTCAGCATCGACCACGATCGCGCGACGCTCGTCCCCTTCATCCAGGCGGCGCAGCGGTACCAGGGCGACCTGCGCCTCTGGGCGTCGCCGTGGAGCCCGCCCACCTGGATGAAGACGAACGGGCACTACGCGGCTGCGCGACCCTGGGCGGAGTCAGGCGTCGACAACGGCATCCGTGACGACCAGCTGGGCTCCGAGGGGACCGATCTCTTCATCCTCGAGGACCGCTACCTCGAGACCTACGCCCGGTACTTCGCCCGCTTCGTCGAGGCCTACGGCGAGGAGGGCATCCGGGTCGAGATGGTCATGCCGCAGAACGAGTTCAACTCGGCGCAGGTGTTCCCGAGCTGTGTGTGGACGGCCGAGGGGCTCGCTCGGTTCATCGCGGTCCTCGGGCCGGAGATGGACCGTCTCGGAGTGCGGGTCTTCCTCGGCACGCAGGAGCGGCCGCACGACGCGCAGATCGAGACCGTGCTCCGGGATCCGGCGGCCGGTCCCTGGGTCGCCGGAGTCGGATTCCAGTGGGCCGGCAAGGGCGCGATCGCCGCGGTGCATCACGCCCACCCGGACCTCGCGCTGTACCAGACCGAGCAGGAGTGCGGTGACGGCCGGAACGACTGGCGCTTCGTGCGGCACACCTGGGGACTCATGCGCCACTTCTTCACGAACGGCGCACAGGCCTACACGTACTGGAACCTCGCGCTCACCGAGGGAGGGGTCAGCCGCTGGGGCTGGGCGCAGAACTCGCTCGTCGTCGTGGATCCCGAGACCCGGGCCTTCCGCTACACGCACGAGTACTTCCTCATGCGGCACCTGGGGCACTTCCTGCAGCCGGGAGCGCAGCGGCTCGCAACGATGAGCTGGACCGGGCACGAGAACCTGCTCGCCTTCCGCAACCCGGACGGCGGCGTCGTGCTCGTGATGCAGAACGACCTCGGCGAGCCGCTCCCCGTCCAGATCGTGGTGGGCGACGACGTCATCACGCCGACCCTGCCGGCCGACTCCTTCGTGACGCTCGTGATCCCGCCCGCCTGACCGTCGGTGCCGGAGCCACCCCTTGTGGGCGGTCGCCTCTGCGGCCTAGCCTCTCGCGTACCGGCACCGGCGACGGAGGACACATGGGCAGGCTCATCTATTCGGCGATCAGCTCGCTCGACGGCTACCTCGCCGACGAGGAGGGCCGCTTCGACTGGAGCGCCCCGGATGCCGAGGTGCACGCCTTCGTGAACGAGCTCTCCCGGCCGATCGGCACCTACCTGTTCGGCCGACGCATGTACGAGATCATGACGTTCTGGGAGACGGCGGACGAGCTGCCGGACGAGCCTCGCGAGATCGCCGACTTCGCGGCTCTGTGGCTCGCGGCCGACAAGGTCGTGTACTCCACGTCGCTCGATGCGGTCTCGACGGCACGGACCACGCTCGAGCGATCGTTCGACCCGGAGGCCGTTCGCCGGTGGAAGGCGGAATCGGACCGCGACCTCAGCGTCGGCGGCCCACACCTCGCAGCCGAGGCGATGGCAGCGGGGCTCGTCGACGAGGTGCAGCTGTTCCTCTCACCGGTGATCGTCGGTGGCGGCTTGCGTGCGCTGCCGGCCAACCTCCGTCGACGCCTGGAACTCGTCGACGAGCGTCGCTTCGAGGCCGGCGTCGTCCACCTCCGCTACACCGTCACCGGCGAGCCCGTCTGAGTCGGCAGCGCGGCCAGCTCGTCTCGCGCACAACTCCTGCTCCTCTGAGGCGGTGATCCCCGCCCGTGCGCACAACTCCTGCTTGGAGCCGCGCGGCTCACCCGACACGCCGGGGCGTGCCGCGACGCGGCGTGATCAGCAGGAGTTGCGCACGGGCGGGGATCGGCGCCGAGCGTCCAGCAGGAGTTACGGACAGGTCAGACGGCCTCGAGGATGATCGCGGAGCCCTGGCCGCCACCACCGCAGATACCGGCGGCGCCGATCGAACCGGGGCCGGCGGCGGCGAGACGACGGGCGAGGTGGCCGACGACCCGCGTACCGGAAGCGCCGATCGGGTGACCGAGGGCGATCGCGCCGCCGTTCGCGTTCACGATCGCGGGATCCACGCCGAGCTCGTTCGTGGAGTGGACCGACACGGCGGCGAACGCCTCGTTGATCTCGACCGCTGCGAGGTCGCCCGTCGTGCGGGAGGTCTTCGCGAGGGCTGCGACGATCGCGTTCGATGGCTGGGCGTGCAGGCTGACGTCGGGTCCGGCGACGAGCGCGTGCGCGACGACGCGTGCGATCGGGGTGAGTCCCCGGGCCGCAGCGGCTTCCTCGCTCATGAGCACGACCGCGGCCGCTCCGTCGGTGATCTGGGAGGAGTTGCCCGCGGTGATCGTCCCCTCGCCGCCGAACGCGGGACGCAGCCCGGCCAGCGACTCGGCCGTGGTGTCGGCGCGGAGTCCGTCGTCGGCGCTCACGACGGTCGGACCCTTGCGACCAGGCACGGAGAAGGGTTCGATCTCCTCGGCCTGGACGTCCGCAGCTGCTGCGAGCCGCTGGTGCGACCCGGCCGCCCAGGCGTCCTGCTCCGGGCGTGCGATGCCGAGCGGGCCGTTGCGCTCCTCGGTGGACGAACCCATCGACCGGTGCTCGAACGCATCGGTCAGGCCGTCGTGGTCGAGGGTGTCGACGAGCTCGATGGCGCCGTAGCGCTTGCCGGCGCGCGAGCCCGACCAGGCGTGCGGGGCGAGGCTCATCGACTCCTGGCCGAGCGCGACGACGACGTCGACCTCGCCGGCGTCGATGAGACGCGTGCCGGTGACGATCGCCTCCATGCCGGAGAGGCACACGGCGTTGACGGTGATGGCGGGGACGGTGAAGGGGATGTCGGCCCCGACGGCGGACTGCCGGGCGGGGTTCTGGCCGGCGGCGCCCTGCAACACCTGGCCGGCGATGACCTGCTGGACGTCGGCGGCGTCGACCCCCGCCCGGGACAGGGCTGCGCGGATGGCGTGGGCGCCGAGCTCGGTGGCGGGTACGGACGCGAACGCCCCGTTGAACTTCACGAACGGGGTGCGGGCGTACCCGACGATGACGGTGCTCATGCGTGTGCCTCCTGAGGCGTGGCGGGTGCGGTCGGCACCTCGCCGGTGGTGGTGGGGTCGAGTTCGACGGAGAACTCCGCGCCCGTCAGGGTGCGCAGCTCGGCGACGCTCGTGTCGGGCGCGAAGGCCCGCAGGACGAGCGCCCCCTCGACGATATCGAAGACGGCGCGGTCG from Plantibacter flavus includes these protein-coding regions:
- a CDS encoding MFS transporter, which codes for MPLGLIALALGGFGIGLTEFVIMGLLPEVAADFGVSEAAAGWLISGYALAVLVGALALTAAVTRLPKKPVLLALMVLFIAGNLVSALAGDYQVMLAGRILAALSHGAFFGIGSVLAAAMVPAHKQAGAIAIMFTGLTAANVLGVPFGTLLGQHFGWRSTFWAITVIGVIAFVGILTLVPKPKHDGAPASLLAELRAFRSSQVWLSIAVTVLGYGGMFGAFTYIAYTLTEVSGFASTTVPWLLILFGVGLLVGNIVGGKAADRNIDRTLIVVIAVLTVILVAFAATAQSPVATVIALVLMGGFGFATVPGLQMRVMRYASAAPTLASGANIAAFNLGNAVGAWLGGVTITAGLGYTSPIWAGAAITLLGLIVIIGASSAAKRARRRPRLLQDEPADAARQEIPHPA
- a CDS encoding carbon-nitrogen hydrolase family protein — its product is MRIASGQFSAGTDIDENLASVVALLGEAAAGGAELLVLPEMSSYATSEPPSALAAIAQPLDGPFIMGVAAAAAARSLPTVVGTIEENPGGLPYNTLVVIDAEGNITATYRKVHLYDAFGYAESDGISAGELTEPFILELGDLRIGAFTCYDLRFPESARRLIDAGANVILLPAMWIVGPGKEDAWTTLVRARAIENTAYVVSANQTGPLATGNSIIVDPAGVVIAAAGEAPGVVFAELDPARLDTVRARVPSLANRRFTVVPRTAE
- a CDS encoding dihydrofolate reductase family protein, with protein sequence MGRLIYSAISSLDGYLADEEGRFDWSAPDAEVHAFVNELSRPIGTYLFGRRMYEIMTFWETADELPDEPREIADFAALWLAADKVVYSTSLDAVSTARTTLERSFDPEAVRRWKAESDRDLSVGGPHLAAEAMAAGLVDEVQLFLSPVIVGGGLRALPANLRRRLELVDERRFEAGVVHLRYTVTGEPV
- a CDS encoding DMT family transporter, giving the protein MSTAAPNTRVTALVAPGSRRVLGAYLGAALIWGASFLFMKTGLTGLAPTQVALSRVVLGAVTLCIIMLVTRRRWPRERRLWAHLAVVSVFLCVAPFLLFSWAGQFLPSGLSSILNATTPIMTLAVGAVFLPKERLNGLQVFGIFVGALGVAIVVGPWRVLADPAILESIPAQLACLGATLCYGIAFVYLRKFVLGTHGYDAVVISAVEISLAAVIMLVLSPFIAMQPVSLDVPVVLSMLALGALGTGVAYIWMTTIVDSWGPTAASTVTYLTPLVGVVLGILVLGEVLHWNEPVGGVIVVLGILVSQGRLRLRRRTPPLSA
- a CDS encoding phosphotransferase family protein gives rise to the protein MSRTPRPSDTMIAVAEHWAAERPAMQPGSPTITMLGAGTANEVAAVELDGGERVIVKLSPADAAGLTYERSLMATEALALRILGRAEVPQPEIVFEAMLDGRNALVMTELTGRPANSTETVPLARDVLGRTLARLHEAGRTPFHVEPGDVDIPAEAASTDPSTGLAEGRRFGYPVRPELQAASAADAYRLVVEAVLADALRFDVDLPVAADEIRRLVDTALPAFDSVTEPTLVHFDLWEGNLLVMPEHGAEAAQLTGVIDHERAHWADPTADLVSLALFTDVPETVAADTELLRAYREIAGRELLPDEDARTRARLWSLYLALVMVVEGVPRGYEGDWFDEHDASVRTWIGDIAASLA
- a CDS encoding glycoside hydrolase family 30 protein, whose translation is MTSSIPASSPVASGGATPSVRSVSWVVTTQDAPWQEQEPLGFGRLAGMPNVMVDVTNPQQTVDGIGGCFNELGWTALGLLSEEDREGILSDLFTPGAGLNLSLCRMPVGANDFSTDWYSYDEVDGDFDLEHFSIDHDRATLVPFIQAAQRYQGDLRLWASPWSPPTWMKTNGHYAAARPWAESGVDNGIRDDQLGSEGTDLFILEDRYLETYARYFARFVEAYGEEGIRVEMVMPQNEFNSAQVFPSCVWTAEGLARFIAVLGPEMDRLGVRVFLGTQERPHDAQIETVLRDPAAGPWVAGVGFQWAGKGAIAAVHHAHPDLALYQTEQECGDGRNDWRFVRHTWGLMRHFFTNGAQAYTYWNLALTEGGVSRWGWAQNSLVVVDPETRAFRYTHEYFLMRHLGHFLQPGAQRLATMSWTGHENLLAFRNPDGGVVLVMQNDLGEPLPVQIVVGDDVITPTLPADSFVTLVIPPA
- a CDS encoding M20/M25/M40 family metallo-hydrolase, which translates into the protein MSVGERVGDPVGLSEVVSITRDLIRIDTSNYGGGRAVGESRAADLVERLLGEVGIVCERFEAEPGRTNLVARWPGRDRTLPGLLLHGHLDVVPVDAAAWTVDPFGGEIADGMLWGRGAVDMKNMVAMIVASVRRMVTAGEQPERDVVLAFFADEEAGCVLGSQWMVEHHPEQFAGVRDAISEGGGYSVTLGERADTRAYLLNTGEKGVLWLRLTAHGAAGHASLASQDSAIVELAAAVGRIGALDWPVSFTETTTHLFQRLRELTGASSELSPFELAALVGPSASRLRAGLQNVANVTMITGGYKENVIPESATATVDARFLPGQRDEVIARIREAAGEGVDVEVQLELIAMESPNDGELVSVIEAVIERHDPGATVLPHLIPGGTDAKALSRLGITGYGFIPLRLPADFDFPGMFHGVDERVPLDALDFGCAVLTDVIRSV
- a CDS encoding NUDIX domain-containing protein, with protein sequence MADPTTVREPQPGADLPDARGRTGLHRTGLDLTGNPRVQVTDVELVAAAWHVLRRTTLRVQDRSGAWSTQQRETYDRGNGATILLYHGESRKVLLTRQFRYPAYVNGHPTGELIETAAGLLDDDDPETAVAREAREETGFAVEAVQHVFDAFMSPGSVTERLHFYAAEYDPAARRGDWGGLAEEGEEIELLELDIDDAIARIGDDIIDAKTIMLLQWARLSGPFATAPTPVPPAPPAR
- a CDS encoding MarR family winged helix-turn-helix transcriptional regulator codes for the protein MGIADDAVEIRAQGWRTLAALYGSIESDLERALQAEARLSVVEYTVLDALGRQDGWHMRMQQLARATALSPSATTRLVNRLEDRALLTRVLCADDRRGVYTELTAAGKALLEEARPVHDRALEESLTTAESLPELAPLVEAIHRLEPVATTA
- a CDS encoding acetyl-CoA C-acyltransferase produces the protein MSTVIVGYARTPFVKFNGAFASVPATELGAHAIRAALSRAGVDAADVQQVIAGQVLQGAAGQNPARQSAVGADIPFTVPAITVNAVCLSGMEAIVTGTRLIDAGEVDVVVALGQESMSLAPHAWSGSRAGKRYGAIELVDTLDHDGLTDAFEHRSMGSSTEERNGPLGIARPEQDAWAAGSHQRLAAAADVQAEEIEPFSVPGRKGPTVVSADDGLRADTTAESLAGLRPAFGGEGTITAGNSSQITDGAAAVVLMSEEAAAARGLTPIARVVAHALVAGPDVSLHAQPSNAIVAALAKTSRTTGDLAAVEINEAFAAVSVHSTNELGVDPAIVNANGGAIALGHPIGASGTRVVGHLARRLAAAGPGSIGAAGICGGGGQGSAIILEAV